Proteins from one uncultured Desulfuromonas sp. genomic window:
- the prsR gene encoding PEP-CTERM-box response regulator transcription factor codes for MEKLLIVDDSSEICKQLKWGLNKDYDVLLAEDVGGALKLFKKHTPKVVTLDLGLPPDVDGATEGLRCLEEILHQQPDTKVVVLSGNEDRNNALKAVQLGAYDFYRKPIDLAELKIILQRAFQLAALERENRRLQTAASSKLSNLHGILGQCPQMEEVFTTIRKIASADIPVLILGENGTGKELVAKAVHAQSLRNKGELIPINCGAIPENLLEAELFGHEKGAFTGAVGQVKGKVEYAHEGTLFLDEIGELPLPLQVKLLRFLQEKTIQRVGGRDEIIVDSRIVAATNVDIEQAIEQGVFREDLYYRIGVITINLPPLRERGDDICLLANFFLNRYVTEFSKKIKGYSSAAEHALKEYSWPGNVRELENKVKRAILMADGPVLEPCDLGFEDNAAPEFEFSTQGLTLKEARDRLERDMLVACLKNHNGNVAKASEELGVSRPTFYDMMKKHHLHNG; via the coding sequence GTGGAAAAATTACTCATCGTTGACGACAGCTCAGAAATTTGCAAACAGCTGAAGTGGGGGTTGAATAAAGATTACGACGTTTTGCTGGCTGAAGATGTTGGCGGCGCCCTGAAGCTGTTCAAGAAGCACACGCCCAAGGTGGTCACTCTGGATCTCGGTTTGCCGCCTGATGTCGATGGTGCCACCGAGGGGCTGCGCTGTTTGGAGGAGATTCTTCATCAGCAGCCGGACACCAAGGTTGTTGTGCTCTCCGGCAATGAAGATCGTAACAATGCTCTGAAAGCCGTGCAGCTCGGAGCCTATGATTTTTACCGCAAGCCTATTGATCTGGCCGAGTTGAAAATTATTCTGCAGCGTGCCTTTCAACTGGCGGCACTGGAAAGGGAAAACCGTCGTCTGCAGACGGCAGCGTCATCCAAACTCAGCAACTTGCACGGTATTCTCGGTCAGTGTCCGCAGATGGAGGAGGTGTTTACCACCATTCGCAAGATCGCTTCAGCAGATATTCCAGTTTTGATTCTTGGCGAAAACGGCACCGGCAAAGAGCTGGTCGCCAAGGCGGTCCATGCCCAGAGTTTGCGCAATAAGGGCGAGCTGATTCCAATCAACTGTGGCGCGATTCCGGAAAATTTGCTTGAGGCTGAGTTGTTCGGTCATGAGAAGGGCGCATTTACCGGTGCGGTCGGCCAGGTGAAAGGCAAGGTGGAATACGCTCATGAAGGCACACTGTTCCTCGATGAAATTGGCGAACTGCCCTTGCCGTTGCAGGTGAAACTGCTGCGTTTTCTTCAGGAGAAAACCATCCAGCGTGTCGGTGGCCGGGATGAAATTATCGTTGATTCGCGCATTGTGGCGGCAACCAATGTTGATATCGAACAGGCCATTGAGCAGGGCGTCTTTCGCGAAGATCTGTATTACCGGATAGGCGTCATCACCATTAATTTGCCGCCGTTGCGTGAGCGTGGCGATGATATCTGTCTGCTGGCAAACTTTTTCCTCAACCGCTATGTTACGGAGTTTTCCAAGAAAATTAAGGGATACAGCTCTGCGGCTGAGCATGCGTTAAAAGAGTATTCCTGGCCCGGAAATGTTCGGGAGTTGGAAAACAAAGTGAAACGGGCCATTTTAATGGCTGATGGCCCGGTACTGGAACCTTGCGATCTTGGTTTTGAAGATAATGCTGCCCCGGAATTTGAATTTTCGACACAGGGCTTAACCCTGAAAGAGGCGCGTGATCGACTCGAGCGCGATATGCTGGTTGCCTGTTTGAAAAACCATAACGGCAATGTCGCCAAGGCCTCTGAAGAGCTGGGGGTCAGCCGGCCAACGTTCTATGATATGATGAAAAAACACCACCTCCATAACGGTTAG